CGGTGATCTGCGGCTGACGGCGGGATATTTGCGCGACGACAATGTGTTGCAGCTTACCCGCCACGTCGGCAGTCCGGCGTCTGGCAGATCGTTTGAGCTTTGGCTGATCGAGGGCGACAACCCGCCGGTCTCGCTGGGGGTTCTGCCCGAAGCCGAACGGGCGCTGCTGGTGATTCCAGACGCTTTGATGGCGCGAATGAGTGGCGGGACGCTGGCCATCTCGGACGAGCCGGAAGGTGGGTCGCCCACGGGTGCCCCGACCGGTGCGGTGCTTGCGGCGGCCCCTCTGATCACGTCGTCGTGAGCCGCTGAAACATCGTGAAACTCCTGTCGCGTGGGAAACGTGACTGCTTGTGACCCGGCCAGGAAAGGCCGGGCTGAACACTCAGTTGAACAGGAGAAAACGATGACACGTTTCACAATTGCCAGCACCGCCCTTGCCCTTGCTCTGAGCGCAGGACTGGCCACCGCCGGAAGCCATTCAAGCAACCCCATGGTGGGCGGCGCGCCGATGTTGCCTGAGAAAAACATCGTGGAAAATGCGGTCAATTCGGCCGATCACACCACGCTTGTGGCTGCTGTCAAAGCTGCCGGATTGGTCGATACCTTGATGGGTGAGGGGCCGTTTACCGTGTTTGCGCCCACTAATGCCGCCTTTGCCAAGCTGCCTGAGGGCACTGTTGAAAAGCTGCTTGAGCCGGGGATGAAGGAGCAGTTGAGCAAGGTTCTGACCTGTCATGTGGTCGCCGCAGATGCGATGTCAGATGCGATTGCTGGCATGATTGCAGACGATGGCGGCATGCATGATGTGCCGACCGTGGGCGGTTGCACGCTGAAGGCGCGGATGGATGGCGACATGATCACGCTGGAAGATGAAAACGGCGGAATGGCGACGGTGACGATTGCGGATGTGAAGCAATCCAACGGCGTGATCCACGTGATCGACGCGGTGCTTCTGCCCAAGATGTAAGCGGTTTTCGCGTTCGACCAGAGGATCACCTCACAAGAAATTGCACCGCTCGTGATTGCAAGATTGCAAGCGGTGCAGCACTTATGACCCAAGCCCATAGAGGAGAAGGCCAATGACTACTCATATGAACCGGCGTTTTATGTTAGGCACTGCTCTGGCCGGAGGGGCGCTGTTGGTGGCGGGCGTGAACTCGCGTGCGCAGGCCGCGTTCGAGGTGACACGCACCGACGCCGAGTGGCGCAAGATGCTGAGCGCGCTGGAATACAAGGTGATGCGCAAGGCCGGGACCGAGCGTGCCGGTTCGTCGCCGCTCGATAAAATATATGACAAGGGTGTCTATCAATGCCGGGGGTGCGACCTGCCGCTCTACAGCTCGGAACATAAATTCGACAGCGGCACCGGTTGGCCCAGTTTCTGGCAGGCGTTGCCCGAGGCGACGGCAACCCAGCCGGATCGCACGATATGGGGCGTGCATACGGAAGTGCATTGCCGTCGATGCGGTTCGCATCTGGGACATATCTTTGATGATGGCCCCAAACCGACGGGCAAGCGGCACTGTATCAATGGCGTGAGCCTGGTGTTCAAGCCCGCGTGAGAGTGTGGCGCAAAATGCTGAAGCAACGTTAACGGCTGCGCGCGGTGGTTTGCGCCAGGTCTTCTGGGCGGTTTGAAGGGCGGGTGATTCCCGCCCCTATGCTTTTCCGGTAGCCCATATTAGCGGGCGCAGGGCCGCGCGCAAATCACCCGGCTTATTTGAAGTTGCGGCTGACCTTGATCTGATCCCAGGCCCAGACAACTTCTTGCAGTTGTTCTTCCTGCGAGCGGTCGCCGCCGTTGATATCGGGGTGCAATACCTTGATCAGCGCCTTGTAAGCCTTGCGCACCTCGGCTTTGGTGGCGTTGTCTTTTACTTCGAGAATGTCGACTGCGCGGCGTTCGGTCGGCGGCAGACGGCGCTGACTTGTGCCGCCCTTGCCGGGGTTCTGCGTGGCATTGGCGCCGAGAATCTGGTGCGGGTCTTCCACGCCGAGCCGGGCCCATGCGCGCTGCTCGGGATCGCCGAGCGGCTTGGTCTGGCGCTCCCAGAC
This window of the Rhodobacteraceae bacterium LMO-JJ12 genome carries:
- a CDS encoding fasciclin domain-containing protein encodes the protein MTRFTIASTALALALSAGLATAGSHSSNPMVGGAPMLPEKNIVENAVNSADHTTLVAAVKAAGLVDTLMGEGPFTVFAPTNAAFAKLPEGTVEKLLEPGMKEQLSKVLTCHVVAADAMSDAIAGMIADDGGMHDVPTVGGCTLKARMDGDMITLEDENGGMATVTIADVKQSNGVIHVIDAVLLPKM
- the msrB gene encoding peptide-methionine (R)-S-oxide reductase MsrB encodes the protein MTTHMNRRFMLGTALAGGALLVAGVNSRAQAAFEVTRTDAEWRKMLSALEYKVMRKAGTERAGSSPLDKIYDKGVYQCRGCDLPLYSSEHKFDSGTGWPSFWQALPEATATQPDRTIWGVHTEVHCRRCGSHLGHIFDDGPKPTGKRHCINGVSLVFKPA
- a CDS encoding J domain-containing protein translates to MSKSDPFGFDMSVSSAKKRNPRGRRGMSGASETSNRVCHMEGCDEPGKYRAPRAPDVLDEYLWFCKDHVREYNLKWNFFDGTTEAELNAQMSKDKVWERQTKPLGDPEQRAWARLGVEDPHQILGANATQNPGKGGTSQRRLPPTERRAVDILEVKDNATKAEVRKAYKALIKVLHPDINGGDRSQEEQLQEVVWAWDQIKVSRNFK